In Synechococcus sp. PCC 6312, one genomic interval encodes:
- a CDS encoding DUF3146 family protein produces MQKVPDTLPSWPVTFLKEVGVSRRRNLPETTAYVRITQHSWTLGQMTGEVLASQYTWHFHWRFKDKALDITPALGRALIKEPLSRFLEQKDYQLEPGGDYTFTVRAKF; encoded by the coding sequence ATGCAGAAAGTGCCAGACACTTTGCCGAGTTGGCCTGTGACATTTCTTAAAGAGGTTGGTGTGAGTCGGCGGCGAAATTTACCAGAAACCACAGCCTATGTGCGGATTACTCAGCATTCCTGGACGTTGGGGCAGATGACTGGGGAAGTTTTGGCGAGTCAATATACCTGGCATTTTCACTGGCGGTTTAAGGACAAAGCCCTGGATATTACCCCAGCCTTGGGGCGGGCCCTAATTAAAGAACCCTTAAGCCGTTTTTTAGAGCAAAAAGACTACCAACTGGAACCTGGGGGGGACTATACCTTTACGGTGCGGGCTAAGTTTTAG
- the dapB gene encoding 4-hydroxy-tetrahydrodipicolinate reductase — protein MPIPVIVVGALGKMGREVVKTIQQTPDVELYGVVDRTGQGEDIGSLIGLGTLEVVISPTLQELCVAAAQEKQPVVMVDFTHPDAVYENVRMAIAYGVYPVVGTTGLSPAQLQDLSDFADKAEMGVLIIPNFSIGMVLLQQAAIQASQYFDHVEIIELHHNQKADAPSGTALQTAQMLSELGKTFNPAQVVETEHLPGARGATAAENIHIHSIRLPGLIAHQEVIFGATGQIYALRHDTSDRACYMPGVVLAIRKVTQLKRLIVGLEKIL, from the coding sequence ATGCCCATTCCGGTAATTGTTGTTGGTGCGCTGGGGAAGATGGGGCGCGAAGTGGTTAAAACGATTCAGCAAACCCCGGATGTGGAGCTTTATGGCGTCGTTGATCGAACCGGGCAGGGGGAGGATATTGGCAGTCTCATTGGCCTGGGAACCCTAGAGGTTGTGATCAGCCCAACCTTGCAAGAGCTTTGTGTCGCCGCCGCCCAAGAAAAACAGCCCGTAGTCATGGTGGACTTTACCCATCCCGATGCGGTTTATGAAAATGTGCGGATGGCCATTGCCTATGGGGTTTATCCAGTGGTCGGAACAACCGGCCTCAGTCCAGCCCAGTTACAGGATCTCTCAGATTTTGCTGACAAAGCCGAGATGGGAGTTTTGATCATTCCGAACTTTTCTATTGGGATGGTCTTACTCCAGCAGGCGGCGATCCAAGCCTCGCAATATTTTGACCATGTGGAAATCATTGAACTGCATCACAACCAAAAAGCCGATGCCCCCAGTGGGACTGCTCTCCAAACGGCCCAAATGCTCAGCGAACTCGGGAAAACCTTTAACCCTGCCCAAGTTGTCGAAACTGAACATCTACCCGGAGCCAGGGGAGCCACCGCCGCTGAAAATATCCATATCCACAGTATTCGTCTGCCCGGATTAATTGCCCATCAAGAGGTGATTTTTGGCGCAACCGGACAAATTTATGCCCTCCGCCATGACACCAGTGATCGGGCCTGCTATATGCCTGGTGTGGTCTTAGCCATTCGCAAAGTTACCCAACTTAAACGGCTGATTGTGGGCCTGGAAAAAATTCTCTAG
- a CDS encoding ATP-dependent Clp protease proteolytic subunit: protein MPIGVPKVPYRMPGEPYTQWIDIYNRLYRERIIFLGRDVDDEIANQIVAVMLYLDSEDPGKDIMLYINSPGGSVTAGMAIYDTMQHIKSDVVTICVGLAASMGSFLLAAGTKGKRLALPHSRIMIHQPSGGTRGQATDIEIEAREILRIRRQLNNLYVHHTGQVLEKIEKDMDRDYFMSAQEAKDYGLIDRVIEDRPA, encoded by the coding sequence ATGCCAATTGGTGTACCGAAAGTCCCCTACCGGATGCCCGGTGAACCTTACACCCAATGGATTGACATTTACAACCGCCTCTATCGGGAACGGATTATTTTTTTGGGGCGGGATGTCGATGATGAAATTGCGAACCAAATTGTGGCGGTAATGCTTTACCTTGACTCAGAAGACCCAGGCAAAGACATCATGCTCTACATCAATTCCCCTGGGGGATCGGTCACGGCTGGAATGGCGATTTATGACACGATGCAGCATATCAAATCCGATGTAGTGACCATCTGCGTTGGCCTGGCCGCTTCGATGGGTTCTTTTCTCTTGGCAGCAGGCACAAAGGGTAAACGCCTCGCTCTGCCTCACTCCCGGATTATGATCCATCAACCCTCCGGTGGCACTCGTGGACAAGCAACAGATATTGAAATTGAAGCGCGGGAAATTCTGCGGATTCGTCGCCAACTGAATAATCTCTATGTCCATCACACGGGGCAAGTGCTTGAAAAAATTGAAAAAGATATGGATCGGGATTATTTTATGTCGGCCCAAGAAGCCAAAGACTATGGCCTGATTGATCGGGTCATTGAAGACCGGCCTGCTTAA
- a CDS encoding DUF305 domain-containing protein — MLISNPKRLITLGVAAAVWGGGIFGWPFNHQGLQAQPESLLAMGHSRTPMSHGGHMMMVTSEEHYIAEMIPHHQEAVETATLIFNRSPRPEMRAFAQAIIDVQSAEILQLQAWLKDGYPQAKPEVNYVPMMRDLTRLQGDALDQTFLEDMIMHHHGAVMMSEQLLNKGLVKHQPVGAFARSVITTQSIEINQMQAWLNQWFGTAKNSGSMHHH; from the coding sequence ATGTTAATTAGCAACCCAAAACGGCTCATTACTCTAGGAGTTGCGGCCGCTGTTTGGGGTGGGGGGATTTTTGGGTGGCCGTTTAACCACCAAGGCCTCCAAGCACAGCCGGAATCCCTATTGGCAATGGGACATTCCCGAACTCCCATGTCTCACGGTGGCCACATGATGATGGTTACGAGTGAAGAACATTACATTGCGGAAATGATCCCCCACCATCAAGAAGCGGTTGAAACTGCCACCCTGATCTTCAATCGCAGTCCACGTCCAGAAATGCGCGCCTTTGCCCAGGCCATTATTGATGTTCAATCAGCAGAAATTTTACAACTCCAGGCCTGGTTAAAAGACGGGTATCCCCAAGCAAAACCGGAAGTCAATTATGTGCCGATGATGCGAGATTTAACCCGGTTACAGGGAGATGCCCTCGATCAAACTTTTTTAGAAGATATGATTATGCACCACCACGGCGCAGTGATGATGTCTGAGCAGTTATTAAACAAGGGCCTGGTGAAACATCAACCTGTCGGCGCGTTCGCAAGATCTGTCATTACTACCCAGTCGATTGAAATCAACCAAATGCAGGCCTGGCTCAATCAATGGTTTGGTACAGCAAAAAATTCTGGTTCAATGCATCATCATTAA